In Populus nigra chromosome 1, ddPopNigr1.1, whole genome shotgun sequence, one genomic interval encodes:
- the LOC133689563 gene encoding endoplasmic reticulum oxidoreductin-1-like isoform X1 — protein MVKFTKSFKPKQENKKERRKWSSWWLIGASLAVVLAVIAAGTVSPMTASKIGSLISSNYKSCQCSSAQDSGKYKGMIEDCCCDYESVDSVNGEVLHPLLQELVTTPFFRYFKAKLWCDCPFWPDDGMCRLRDCSVCECPENEFPEPFKKPFRRGLSADDLMCQEGKPQAAVDRTLDSRAFRGWIETDNPWTNDDETDNGELTYVNLLLNPERYTGYAGSSARRIWDAVYSENCPKYASGEICQEKKVLYKLISGLHSSISIHIAADYLLDESTNKWGQNLELMYDRVLRYPDRVRNLYFTFLFVLRAMTKAADYLEQAEYDTGNNTEDLKTQSLVRQLLYNPKLQAACPLPFDEAKLWQGQSGPELKQQIQKQFRNISALMDCVGCEKCRLWGKLQVLGLGTALKILFSVDGQNQPSESSMQPQLQRNEVIALVNLLNRLSESVKFVREQGPSIEKIMERQISDSSEPKHGSKWQRAGESLFQLW, from the exons ATGGTGAAGTTCACAAAGAGCTTTAAGCCtaaacaagaaaacaagaaagagagaaggaaatgGAGTTCATGGTGGTTGATTGGGGCGTCACTGGCAGTTGTATTAGCAGTGATTGCAGCTGGCACTGTGTCTCCGATGACTGCTTCAAAGATTGGTTCTTTGATTAGTAGCAATTACAAGTCATGTCAATGTTCTTCTGCTCAG GATTCGGGGAAGTATAAGGGGATGATTGAGGATTGTTGTTGTGATTATGAGAGTGTAGATAGTGTTAATGGAGAGGTGTTGCATCCTTTGCTTCAAGAGCTTGTCACAACACCGTTTTTTCGGTATTTTAAG GCTAAATTGTGGTGTGACTGCCCTTTCTGGCCGGATGATGGTATGTGCCGCTTGCGTGATTGCAGTGTCTGTGAATGCCCAGAAAATGAATTCCCTGAACCTTTTAAGAAGCCATTCCGCCGTGGTCTTTCAGCAGATGATCTGATGTGTCAAGAGGGAAAGCCACAGGCTGCTGTTGATCGCACATTAGACAGTAGAGCTTTTAGAGGATGGATAGAGACAGATAATCCATGGACAAATGATGATGAGACTGATAATG GTGAGCTGACATATGTGAATCTTCTACTGAATCCGGAGCGCTACACTGGTTATGCTGGTTCATCAGCTAGAAGAATATGGGACGCCGTGTACTCAGAGAATTGCCCAAAAT ATGCATCTGGAGAGATTTGCCAGGAGAAAAAagtattatacaaattaatatcTGGTCTCCACTCTTCCATTTCAATCCATATAGCTGCTGATTATCTTCTTGATGAGAGCACCAATAAG TGGGGTCAGAACCTGGAATTGATGTATGATCGTGTTCTAAGATATCCTGATCGTGTCAGAAACTTGTACTTCACATTCCTCTTTGTTTTGCGGGCCATGACTAAA GCAGCAGATTACCTGGAGCAGGCTGAGTATGACACCGGTAACAATACAGAGGACCTAAAGACACAATCTTTAGTGAGGCAGTTACTTTACAACCCCAAACTCCAAGCTGCTTGTCCTCTTCCATTTGATGAAGCTAAGTTGTGGCAAGGCCAAAGTGGACCTGAACTGAAGCAGCAAATTCAAAAGCAATTCAGAAATATTAG TGCATTGATGGACTGTGTTGGCTGTGAGAAGTGTCGACTTTGGGGAAAACTTCAGGTTCTTGGCCTTGGTACTGCGTTGAAGATACTCTTTTCTGTTGATGGTCAAAATCAACCAAGCGAATCT TCTATGCAGCCGCAACTCCAACGAAATGAAGTGATTGCGCTGGTGAATTTGCTCAATCGGCTCTCAGAATCTGTCAAATTTGTACGTGAACAGGGTCCTTCAATCGAGAAGATCATGGAAAGACAGATATCAGATTCTTCTGAACCCAAGCATGGTAGTAAATGGCAGAGAGCAGGGGAGTCACTGTTTCAGCTTTGGTAA
- the LOC133689563 gene encoding endoplasmic reticulum oxidoreductin-1-like isoform X2 produces MVKFTKSFKPKQENKKERRKWSSWWLIGASLAVVLAVIAAGTVSPMTASKIGSLISSNYKSCQCSSAQDSGKYKGMIEDCCCDYESVDSVNGEVLHPLLQELVTTPFFRYFKAKLWCDCPFWPDDGMCRLRDCSVCECPENEFPEPFKKPFRRGLSADDLMCQEGKPQAAVDRTLDSRAFRGWIETDNPWTNDDETDNGELTYVNLLLNPERYTGYAGSSARRIWDAVYSENCPKYASGEICQEKKVLYKLISGLHSSISIHIAADYLLDESTNKWGQNLELMYDRVLRYPDRVRNLYFTFLFVLRAMTKAADYLEQAEYDTGNNTEDLKTQSLVRQLLYNPKLQAACPLPFDEAKLWQGQSGPELKQQIQKQFRNISALMDCVGCEKCRLWGKLQVLGLGTALKILFSVDGQNQPSESPQLQRNEVIALVNLLNRLSESVKFVREQGPSIEKIMERQISDSSEPKHGSKWQRAGESLFQLW; encoded by the exons ATGGTGAAGTTCACAAAGAGCTTTAAGCCtaaacaagaaaacaagaaagagagaaggaaatgGAGTTCATGGTGGTTGATTGGGGCGTCACTGGCAGTTGTATTAGCAGTGATTGCAGCTGGCACTGTGTCTCCGATGACTGCTTCAAAGATTGGTTCTTTGATTAGTAGCAATTACAAGTCATGTCAATGTTCTTCTGCTCAG GATTCGGGGAAGTATAAGGGGATGATTGAGGATTGTTGTTGTGATTATGAGAGTGTAGATAGTGTTAATGGAGAGGTGTTGCATCCTTTGCTTCAAGAGCTTGTCACAACACCGTTTTTTCGGTATTTTAAG GCTAAATTGTGGTGTGACTGCCCTTTCTGGCCGGATGATGGTATGTGCCGCTTGCGTGATTGCAGTGTCTGTGAATGCCCAGAAAATGAATTCCCTGAACCTTTTAAGAAGCCATTCCGCCGTGGTCTTTCAGCAGATGATCTGATGTGTCAAGAGGGAAAGCCACAGGCTGCTGTTGATCGCACATTAGACAGTAGAGCTTTTAGAGGATGGATAGAGACAGATAATCCATGGACAAATGATGATGAGACTGATAATG GTGAGCTGACATATGTGAATCTTCTACTGAATCCGGAGCGCTACACTGGTTATGCTGGTTCATCAGCTAGAAGAATATGGGACGCCGTGTACTCAGAGAATTGCCCAAAAT ATGCATCTGGAGAGATTTGCCAGGAGAAAAAagtattatacaaattaatatcTGGTCTCCACTCTTCCATTTCAATCCATATAGCTGCTGATTATCTTCTTGATGAGAGCACCAATAAG TGGGGTCAGAACCTGGAATTGATGTATGATCGTGTTCTAAGATATCCTGATCGTGTCAGAAACTTGTACTTCACATTCCTCTTTGTTTTGCGGGCCATGACTAAA GCAGCAGATTACCTGGAGCAGGCTGAGTATGACACCGGTAACAATACAGAGGACCTAAAGACACAATCTTTAGTGAGGCAGTTACTTTACAACCCCAAACTCCAAGCTGCTTGTCCTCTTCCATTTGATGAAGCTAAGTTGTGGCAAGGCCAAAGTGGACCTGAACTGAAGCAGCAAATTCAAAAGCAATTCAGAAATATTAG TGCATTGATGGACTGTGTTGGCTGTGAGAAGTGTCGACTTTGGGGAAAACTTCAGGTTCTTGGCCTTGGTACTGCGTTGAAGATACTCTTTTCTGTTGATGGTCAAAATCAACCAAGCGAATCT CCGCAACTCCAACGAAATGAAGTGATTGCGCTGGTGAATTTGCTCAATCGGCTCTCAGAATCTGTCAAATTTGTACGTGAACAGGGTCCTTCAATCGAGAAGATCATGGAAAGACAGATATCAGATTCTTCTGAACCCAAGCATGGTAGTAAATGGCAGAGAGCAGGGGAGTCACTGTTTCAGCTTTGGTAA